In Saprospiraceae bacterium, one DNA window encodes the following:
- the pbpC gene encoding penicillin-binding protein 1C translates to MYFRIFNKKKLLIVTTMILVIVWLCIPLPDDRNEFSRILYAEDGRMMSATISKDQQWCFPLDEKIPEPLRQCIIIYEDEYFPYHPGVNPVSMVKAIISHLKTGNKLRGASTIPMQVMRMKRKNPDRTFINKIIEIIFALKYSLFTMDETIIQEWCTIAPFGGNTIGVKAAALRYFGRPLDKLSWAEYALLAVMPNGPTHATLSKNRNILKSKRDFLLKKMHSNGYFNSEELLLYLGEEIPFETKIIPQHGYHLLRYLTEKYPDQFIFRTTLNSDIQLKSFELLSRETEFLKMDDIKNIAVTIIDTRNNKLIAYHGNGPSQSGNFSYVDVVQAPRSYGSLLKPLLYAHALETSTFLPNEMIADIPTAIGDFQPENFDKKYRGAVPLEEMIIQSLNVPSVRLLNTVGLHGFYDLIKNLGIKHLQKGADHYGLSIILGGGETSLWELSRIYKGLAQNYSGIADPFREVQILTQNKPEKSKSAYAFSPFTVDHLIKAMSDLSRPREEKSWQIFANDYKVAWKTGTSFGHKDAWAMGFNGHYMVGVWVGNEGGEGRFDLTGISKAAPVMFKIFNILPENRWFGSTPRYASKEIISICKESGKIAGPLCKNKSNLTIEKSSFKYQQCNYHQEVMLSRNQLRLSPACHDNAVLKDTFFVLPSYMEYYYKQSNTSYKVLPPLDPLCQQSEASCKIIYPLNDIKIFLPKENESKLNHLIAKAYHRQNGAALHWFLDGQYLSSTNNQPHDCLLKAGIGQHTLMIIDQWGNKDEVNFEIINEHKANK, encoded by the coding sequence TTGTATTTCCGAATTTTTAATAAGAAAAAACTTTTGATAGTAACCACCATGATATTGGTCATAGTGTGGTTGTGCATACCTTTACCTGATGACCGCAATGAATTCAGTCGAATACTCTACGCAGAGGATGGCAGAATGATGTCTGCTACTATATCAAAAGATCAGCAATGGTGTTTTCCACTGGATGAAAAAATACCCGAGCCTCTAAGACAATGTATCATCATATATGAAGATGAGTACTTCCCCTACCATCCGGGTGTAAATCCGGTATCTATGGTGAAAGCTATCATATCTCACTTGAAAACAGGAAATAAATTACGTGGAGCGAGTACTATTCCAATGCAGGTCATGCGCATGAAAAGAAAAAACCCTGACAGAACATTCATAAACAAGATCATTGAAATCATCTTTGCTTTAAAATACAGCCTGTTTACCATGGATGAGACCATCATTCAGGAATGGTGTACTATTGCTCCTTTTGGCGGAAATACCATAGGTGTAAAAGCAGCAGCACTCAGATATTTTGGCAGACCACTCGACAAGCTCTCCTGGGCAGAATATGCCTTGCTGGCAGTCATGCCCAACGGACCAACTCACGCGACGCTTTCAAAAAACAGAAATATCCTTAAATCCAAGCGTGACTTTTTACTTAAAAAAATGCACTCCAATGGATATTTTAATAGTGAAGAACTGCTACTTTATTTGGGTGAAGAAATTCCTTTTGAAACGAAGATTATACCACAGCATGGCTATCATCTATTGAGATATCTGACAGAAAAATATCCTGATCAATTCATCTTCCGAACCACATTGAACTCTGATATTCAACTAAAAAGTTTTGAATTGCTTTCCCGCGAAACAGAATTCTTAAAAATGGATGATATCAAAAACATAGCTGTTACTATCATTGATACCAGAAATAATAAACTAATAGCATATCATGGTAATGGACCATCACAAAGTGGCAACTTTTCATATGTCGATGTCGTTCAGGCGCCCAGAAGTTATGGCAGCTTATTGAAACCATTGTTGTATGCTCATGCACTGGAAACTTCAACCTTTTTGCCCAATGAAATGATTGCTGATATTCCAACTGCCATTGGTGATTTTCAGCCGGAAAACTTTGATAAAAAATACAGAGGGGCAGTCCCGCTCGAAGAAATGATCATACAATCACTTAATGTTCCTTCTGTACGATTGCTCAATACGGTAGGTCTGCATGGATTTTATGATTTGATAAAAAATCTCGGCATAAAACATCTCCAAAAAGGGGCTGATCATTATGGGTTGAGTATCATTCTGGGTGGTGGCGAAACATCTCTATGGGAGTTGAGTCGTATTTACAAAGGTTTGGCTCAGAATTATAGCGGCATAGCTGATCCTTTCAGAGAAGTGCAGATCCTTACGCAGAATAAACCTGAAAAGAGTAAATCTGCCTATGCGTTTTCTCCGTTTACTGTGGATCATCTGATAAAGGCTATGTCAGATCTCTCGCGGCCCAGAGAAGAAAAATCCTGGCAAATATTTGCAAATGACTATAAGGTGGCATGGAAGACAGGCACAAGTTTTGGTCACAAAGACGCATGGGCAATGGGTTTTAATGGCCATTACATGGTAGGAGTATGGGTAGGAAATGAAGGTGGAGAAGGGCGTTTTGACCTGACAGGTATCTCCAAAGCAGCTCCTGTCATGTTTAAGATTTTCAATATTTTGCCTGAAAACAGGTGGTTTGGAAGTACTCCAAGATATGCTTCAAAAGAAATCATCTCGATATGTAAGGAATCAGGAAAGATAGCTGGCCCACTTTGTAAGAACAAATCAAACCTTACGATTGAAAAATCATCTTTTAAATACCAACAATGCAATTATCATCAGGAAGTGATGTTGAGTAGAAACCAACTCAGACTTAGCCCTGCCTGCCACGACAATGCTGTACTGAAAGATACATTTTTTGTGCTGCCTTCATATATGGAGTATTATTACAAACAATCCAATACATCTTACAAGGTACTACCACCACTTGACCCGTTATGCCAGCAAAGTGAAGCTTCATGTAAAATTATCTATCCCCTGAATGATATAAAAATATTTTTGCCGAAAGAAAATGAATCAAAGCTTAATCACCTGATAGCAAAAGCGTATCACAGGCAAAATGGGGCAGCCTTACACTGGTTTCTTGACGGTCAATACTTATCCTCAACCAATAATCAACCTCATGACTGCCTGCTGAAGGCAGGAATCGGTCAGCACACCCTGATGATCATAGATCAATGGGGCAATAAGGATGAAGTAAATTTTGAAATTATTAATGAACACAAGGCCAATAAATAA
- a CDS encoding TonB family protein, which yields MFRELEITGSGVGYFFLAFILLTVGIVWVFKYKFKGLDPKNLRSKYDGKKASSFSESTKYPDVDIFKHSSSLFNYGILISMALALVTMNWTTYEKKIKVDLNDLVLSEEVEVEVPRTNEPPPPPPPPPPPVIQEVPNTEVIVEDQPVFENQEVTMESKVEAPVYVEKKAAPPPPPPPPPPAAEETEIFKVVEQMPRFPGCEDKGTDKEKSECSRTKLLEYIYGNLKYPAIARENGIEGQVVLQFVVERDGSITDINVVRDIGGGCGEAAVNVINGMNKMGNKWVPGKQRGRPVRVLFTLPVKFVIASS from the coding sequence ATGTTCAGAGAATTAGAAATCACAGGTTCAGGAGTTGGATACTTCTTCCTTGCATTTATCTTGCTCACGGTGGGTATTGTATGGGTTTTTAAATATAAGTTTAAAGGGCTTGATCCAAAAAATCTTCGAAGCAAGTATGATGGTAAAAAAGCATCCTCCTTTTCTGAATCCACAAAATATCCGGATGTGGATATTTTCAAACACTCATCTTCATTATTTAATTATGGAATATTAATCTCCATGGCACTCGCTTTGGTTACCATGAACTGGACAACCTATGAGAAAAAAATAAAAGTAGATCTGAATGATCTGGTATTGAGTGAAGAAGTCGAAGTGGAAGTTCCACGAACAAATGAACCTCCGCCACCGCCACCGCCACCGCCACCACCAGTGATCCAGGAAGTTCCAAATACAGAAGTTATTGTAGAAGATCAACCTGTATTTGAAAATCAGGAGGTAACTATGGAATCAAAAGTGGAAGCACCTGTATATGTAGAAAAAAAGGCAGCACCGCCACCACCACCGCCACCACCACCACCAGCAGCAGAAGAAACTGAAATCTTTAAGGTGGTAGAACAAATGCCAAGATTTCCAGGCTGTGAAGACAAAGGCACTGATAAAGAAAAATCAGAATGCTCAAGAACAAAACTTCTTGAATATATATATGGTAACCTGAAATATCCGGCAATCGCCCGTGAAAACGGTATAGAAGGTCAGGTGGTGTTACAGTTTGTAGTGGAAAGAGATGGATCTATTACTGATATCAATGTCGTAAGAGACATCGGGGGCGGATGCGGCGAAGCAGCAGTAAACGTCATCAATGGTATGAATAAAATGGGAAATAAATGGGTACCAGGCAAACAAAGAGGCAGGCCTGTGAGAGTACTGTTTACCCTACCTGTAAAATTTGTAATAGCATCAAGCTAA
- a CDS encoding transposase, which translates to MSTKYKFIDNDGIYFVSFATVSWVDVFTRLTYIEIFIESIKYCQQNKGLNLHAWCLMSNHAHLVFSKSGLYSHSDILRDLKKFTSKKLIEAIENNPTESRKEWLLNIFRSSGQNKSNNKDFQFWQQDNHPIELFSPAVTFQKIDYVHNNPVVAGIVSEADHYLHNSARDYLGTKGVLDVEILERPMSLEGYVFCY; encoded by the coding sequence GTGAGCACAAAATACAAGTTTATAGATAATGATGGTATATACTTTGTAAGTTTTGCAACGGTATCATGGGTAGATGTTTTTACTAGGCTCACCTATATTGAAATATTTATCGAGAGCATAAAATATTGTCAACAAAACAAAGGATTAAACTTGCATGCGTGGTGTTTGATGAGCAATCATGCACATTTGGTGTTTTCTAAATCCGGCCTTTATAGCCATTCAGATATTTTGCGTGATCTTAAAAAATTCACTTCCAAAAAACTCATCGAAGCTATAGAAAACAATCCCACTGAAAGTAGAAAAGAATGGTTGTTAAATATTTTTAGAAGTTCAGGACAAAATAAAAGCAATAATAAAGATTTTCAATTTTGGCAACAAGATAATCACCCTATTGAACTTTTTAGTCCTGCTGTTACGTTTCAGAAGATAGATTATGTACATAATAACCCTGTTGTGGCAGGTATAGTGAGTGAAGCCGACCATTATTTACATAATAGCGCCAGAGATTATTTAGGAACAAAAGGCGTTTTGGATGTTGAAATATTAGAAAGACCTATGAGTCTTGAAGGTTATGTGTTTTGTTATTAA
- a CDS encoding MATE family efflux transporter — protein sequence MTLQSSLKVDTSIKGIILLTLPISMAKLIPELNYLFNAAFLGHLGSRELALAGITGVYYLIFSAIGYGLNNALLAIMSRRAGENNRNEIFSTLWHGLILAVMLALLFIVMTRLLVYPIMIWAGVDAESALIAGGFLNIRIIGLLFLYSLQMQNAFLISLQQTRFLVLIALVQSGVNLFLDYTMIFGHWGFPEMGFNGAAVASVISEFIGMCTVMFIIYSLDIKKRYQITPVFSIAFKKLKLVFTQGFPLMSQLAISTASWWVFFILVSKNYTFEEQAVSQSMRNLFGLGGVFSWAFGSSANTIISNLIGQGRQNEIFKIINKLSIISTTGMAIFVLILNIFPALFLDLFGQEKGFISAGLGPLRVVSAAMLILCIGVIWLNAVVATGKTKIVFWIEFWGIVVYLIYVWLVIESLKLSLSVAWMSEWVYWILLFSLSFVYLRFGRWKDDLAYSS from the coding sequence ATGACACTACAAAGCTCTCTGAAAGTTGATACATCCATCAAAGGTATCATATTACTGACACTGCCTATCAGCATGGCAAAGCTGATACCTGAGCTCAATTATCTTTTCAATGCAGCGTTTTTAGGTCATTTAGGTAGCAGAGAGCTTGCTTTGGCAGGCATTACAGGCGTATATTATCTTATTTTTTCTGCGATAGGATACGGACTCAACAACGCATTGCTGGCCATCATGTCGAGAAGAGCAGGAGAAAACAACAGAAATGAAATCTTTTCAACACTGTGGCACGGCCTGATTTTGGCTGTCATGCTTGCGTTGTTGTTTATTGTGATGACTCGGCTACTTGTTTATCCGATTATGATTTGGGCCGGAGTTGATGCAGAAAGTGCACTCATTGCAGGTGGATTTTTAAATATCCGGATCATTGGTCTGTTGTTTCTTTACAGTCTGCAGATGCAAAATGCATTTCTCATCAGTCTGCAGCAGACGAGGTTTCTGGTACTGATTGCTTTGGTACAATCCGGAGTAAACCTTTTTTTGGATTACACGATGATATTTGGGCATTGGGGATTTCCGGAAATGGGGTTTAATGGTGCTGCTGTCGCTTCCGTTATTTCAGAATTTATAGGAATGTGTACCGTAATGTTCATCATTTACAGTCTTGATATCAAAAAAAGATATCAGATCACTCCGGTTTTCAGCATCGCTTTCAAAAAACTGAAGTTGGTTTTCACTCAGGGTTTTCCGCTCATGAGCCAACTGGCTATCAGTACTGCTTCATGGTGGGTATTTTTTATATTGGTGAGTAAAAATTATACTTTTGAGGAGCAGGCAGTCTCCCAATCCATGCGAAATTTATTTGGCCTGGGTGGGGTATTTTCGTGGGCTTTTGGCTCATCAGCCAATACAATCATCAGTAATCTCATCGGCCAGGGAAGACAAAACGAAATCTTTAAAATCATCAACAAACTAAGTATCATAAGTACGACCGGTATGGCCATCTTCGTACTTATCCTGAATATTTTTCCGGCCTTATTCCTTGATCTATTTGGTCAGGAGAAAGGATTTATATCTGCTGGCTTAGGTCCTCTGAGAGTAGTCAGTGCTGCAATGTTGATATTGTGTATAGGCGTCATTTGGTTAAATGCAGTCGTAGCTACAGGAAAAACTAAAATCGTATTCTGGATTGAATTCTGGGGCATAGTGGTTTACCTGATATATGTCTGGTTAGTCATCGAAAGTTTAAAGTTGAGTCTTTCAGTAGCTTGGATGAGTGAATGGGTTTACTGGATATTGCTCTTTTCACTTTCATTTGTCTATCTCAGATTTGGAAGATGGAAGGATGATTTGGCCTACAGCAGTTAA
- a CDS encoding M15 family metallopeptidase, with the protein MISCQQAQKASTGPEKQSVLVKVMPPDTAVTIDYLMGKFEPSKHSDFTEIPIKYADRPGQFIRKEVFEAFVKMSDAASKEGIRLQIRSATRNFNDQKRIWENKWTGKTLLEDNLNAAKDVRDDLTRAKKILEYSSMPGTSRHHWGTDMDFNSFDNQWFEKGEGLKLYIWMKTHAASYGFCQPYTALKTDRKTGYFEEKWHWTYMHLSVHYTAMAKMKLKNDMITGFSGSETAPSVDMVNNYILGISPACNKN; encoded by the coding sequence ATGATATCTTGTCAGCAAGCCCAAAAAGCTTCTACCGGACCTGAAAAGCAAAGTGTCCTGGTGAAGGTAATGCCTCCTGACACTGCTGTCACGATAGATTACTTAATGGGAAAATTTGAACCGTCAAAACATTCGGATTTTACAGAAATACCCATCAAATATGCTGATCGACCGGGTCAATTCATCAGAAAAGAAGTTTTTGAAGCTTTTGTAAAAATGTCAGATGCGGCATCAAAGGAGGGAATACGATTACAAATAAGATCAGCCACACGAAATTTTAATGATCAAAAAAGAATATGGGAAAATAAATGGACCGGCAAAACACTGCTCGAAGACAATCTGAATGCTGCAAAAGATGTAAGGGATGATCTGACAAGAGCAAAAAAAATATTGGAATACAGCTCAATGCCCGGCACATCAAGGCACCATTGGGGTACCGATATGGACTTCAATTCGTTTGATAACCAATGGTTTGAGAAAGGTGAAGGACTCAAATTGTATATCTGGATGAAAACTCATGCAGCTTCATATGGATTTTGTCAACCATACACAGCTTTAAAAACTGACAGAAAGACAGGTTATTTTGAAGAGAAATGGCATTGGACATATATGCACTTGTCGGTACATTATACAGCCATGGCAAAAATGAAACTCAAAAATGATATGATAACAGGTTTTTCAGGATCAGAAACAGCACCGTCTGTAGATATGGTCAATAACTACATTTTAGGAATAAGCCCTGCATGCAATAAAAACTAA